The genomic region GGCCCAGGGTTTCGGTGAGGCGCTGCATTTTGTCTTCGAACAGTTCGCCATCGTCTTCGACATCGGCTGCCCCGACGTAGCGGCCGGGGGTGAGGACGTAATTGTGCTGGCGGATGTCGTCTGTGGTGGCGGATTTGCAGAAGCCCGGAATGTCTTCATACCTTGCCGAGCTGGCGCTCGGCGATCCCAGGGCATCACCTCGCCAGAGGTGATATGTCCCTCCGATCTTCTGGATGTCTTCGGGGGTAAGGTCGCGGTGGACGCGGTCGATGAGGGTGCCCATGTTGCGGGCGTCGATGAATAGTGTCTCGCCCTGTCGGGCTCGACACCCCTCACCCTTGCCTCTCCCAGAGGGAGATGAGCCGGACTTATCGCGGGAAAGAAACCAGAGGCAGACGGGGATCTGGGTGGAGTAGAACAACTGGCCGGGGAGGGCGACCATGCAGTCGACGAGGTCGGCTTCGACGATGGCTTTGCGGATGTCGCCTTCGCCGGAGGTGTTGGACGACATGGACCCGTTGGCAAGGACGAATCCGGCGATGCCCTGGGGCGCGAGGTGGTGGATGAAATGCTGCACCCAGGCGTAGTTGGCGTTGCCCACGGGCGGGACGCCGAACTTCCAGCGGACGTCCTCGCGGAGGCGTTCGCCGCCCCAGTCGCTCATGTTGAAGGGGGGATTGGCGAGGAGGTAGTCGGCCTTGAGGGCCTTGTGGAGGTCGCGGTGGAAGCTGTCGGCGGGTTCGGCGCCGAGGTTGCATTCAATGCCGCGAATGGCGAGGTTCATCTTGGCCAGGCGCCAGGTGGTGGGGTTGGATTCCTGGCCGTAGACGCTGATGTCGTCGCGCCGGCCGCCGTGGGCTTCGACGAATGACTCGGACTGGACGAACATGCCGCCGGACCCGCAGCAGGGGTCGAACACGCGGCCTTTGTAGGGCGCGAGCATCTCGACC from Candidatus Hydrogenedentota bacterium harbors:
- a CDS encoding class I SAM-dependent DNA methyltransferase, translating into MPRNKTTRPARQDNGARLGFEEKLWQAADKLRGHMDAAEYKHVVLGLIFLKYISDAFEEKRRELERLASDPASEYYAKEEEDRYGVIEDRDEYIADNIFWVPKKARWSHLQNNAKQPQIGVYIDDAMEAIEKENPVLKGVLPKDYARPALDKQRLGELIDLIGTIGLGDKENRSKDILGRVYEYFLAQFASAEGKKGGQFYTPRCVVRVLVEMLAPYKGRVFDPCCGSGGMFVQSESFVEAHGGRRDDISVYGQESNPTTWRLAKMNLAIRGIECNLGAEPADSFHRDLHKALKADYLLANPPFNMSDWGGERLREDVRWKFGVPPVGNANYAWVQHFIHHLAPQGIAGFVLANGSMSSNTSGEGDIRKAIVEADLVDCMVALPGQLFYSTQIPVCLWFLSRDKSGSSPSGRGKGEGCRARQGETLFIDARNMGTLIDRVHRDLTPEDIQKIGGTYHLWRGDALGSPSASSARYEDIPGFCKSATTDDIRQHNYVLTPGRYVGAADVEDDGELFEDKMQRLTETLG